A genomic window from Halogeometricum borinquense DSM 11551 includes:
- a CDS encoding 30S ribosomal protein S4e, producing the protein MTRHQKRLSAPNSWPIERKEGTFTVKASAGPHGEAGVPLLILLRDVLGYVDNKKEARYALNQDGVLVNGDAISDEQRPIGMFDILAFTEREEYFRVFPDEGGRLTLTPIDASAADSRLGKVVGKQSVKGGATQLTLHDGSNVRVEEDEEPNQYSSKDSLVIDNETKEIVAHFPYEEGALVTAVDGSHAGEIGTVTEITVTPGSGNNSVTVETEDGEFETVEQYVVVIDENFTGDDE; encoded by the coding sequence ATGACGCGACATCAGAAGCGACTCTCGGCACCGAACTCGTGGCCGATCGAACGCAAAGAAGGGACGTTCACGGTGAAGGCCAGCGCCGGCCCGCACGGTGAGGCAGGGGTTCCCCTCCTCATCCTGCTTCGGGACGTGCTCGGCTACGTGGACAACAAAAAGGAGGCGCGCTACGCGCTCAACCAGGACGGCGTCCTCGTTAACGGTGACGCCATCTCCGACGAGCAGCGCCCCATCGGGATGTTCGACATCCTGGCGTTCACGGAGCGAGAAGAGTACTTCCGTGTCTTCCCCGACGAGGGTGGACGCCTGACGCTCACGCCTATCGACGCGTCGGCGGCGGACAGCCGCCTCGGCAAAGTCGTCGGCAAGCAGAGCGTCAAGGGCGGCGCGACGCAGCTGACGCTGCACGACGGCTCGAACGTCCGCGTCGAGGAAGACGAAGAACCCAACCAGTACAGCTCGAAGGACTCGCTCGTCATCGACAACGAGACGAAGGAGATCGTCGCACACTTCCCGTACGAGGAAGGCGCGCTGGTCACCGCTGTCGATGGCTCCCACGCGGGCGAAATCGGGACGGTCACCGAAATCACCGTCACGCCCGGGAGCGGGAACAACTCCGTGACTGTCGAGACAGAGGACGGCGAGTTCGAGACTGTCGAACAGTACGTCGTCGTTATCGACGAGAACTTCACGGGTGATGACGAATGA
- a CDS encoding 50S ribosomal protein L5, producing the protein MSESEVVSHEMREPQIEKVVVHMGVGEGGRELANAEEILEEITGQQSVQTIATRAATQFGARKGDPIGAKVTLRGDKAVEFLETALPLADISAKQFDETGNFSFGVEEHTEFPSQEYDPQIGIYGLDVTVNLVRPGYRVKKRDKASRSIPSAHRMSAEDATAFLEANFDVEVAEE; encoded by the coding sequence ATGAGCGAGAGCGAAGTCGTCTCTCACGAGATGCGCGAACCGCAGATCGAGAAGGTCGTCGTCCACATGGGCGTCGGTGAAGGCGGTCGGGAACTGGCTAACGCCGAGGAGATCCTCGAAGAGATCACCGGCCAGCAGTCGGTCCAGACCATCGCCACCCGTGCCGCGACGCAGTTCGGGGCACGGAAGGGAGACCCAATCGGTGCGAAGGTTACGCTCCGTGGCGACAAGGCCGTCGAGTTCCTCGAAACCGCGCTCCCGCTGGCCGACATCTCGGCCAAGCAGTTCGACGAGACGGGCAACTTCAGCTTCGGTGTCGAAGAACACACCGAGTTCCCGTCTCAAGAGTACGACCCCCAGATCGGTATCTACGGGCTGGACGTGACGGTTAACCTCGTCCGCCCCGGCTACCGCGTGAAAAAGCGCGACAAAGCGTCGCGTAGCATTCCGTCGGCACACCGCATGAGCGCCGAGGATGCAACTGCCTTCCTCGAAGCGAACTTCGACGTGGAGGTTGCAGAAGAATGA
- a CDS encoding 30S ribosomal protein S14 — protein MSESETEQTGEHASRRTGQENECRRCDRKQGLVGKYDINLCRQCFREVARDMGFKKYR, from the coding sequence ATGAGCGAATCAGAGACAGAACAGACGGGCGAGCACGCATCGCGCCGCACTGGTCAAGAAAACGAGTGCCGTCGCTGCGATCGTAAGCAGGGTCTCGTCGGAAAGTACGACATCAATCTGTGTCGCCAGTGCTTCCGTGAGGTCGCCCGCGACATGGGATTCAAGAAGTATCGATAA
- a CDS encoding 30S ribosomal protein S8: MAGNDPLSNALAGVNNAESVGHLSHEIQPASNVIGSVLEVFYDRGYIDGFEFVDDGKAGTFEVELNGAINKCGVVKPRYSAGADEFEKWEKRYLPARDYGTLIVTTSHGVMSHYDAREQGIGGQVIAYVY; this comes from the coding sequence ATGGCAGGAAATGACCCCCTCTCCAACGCACTCGCTGGCGTGAACAACGCCGAGAGCGTCGGGCATCTGTCGCACGAGATACAGCCCGCCTCCAACGTCATCGGCTCCGTCCTCGAGGTCTTCTACGACCGCGGGTACATCGACGGCTTCGAGTTCGTCGACGACGGCAAAGCCGGAACGTTCGAGGTCGAACTGAATGGCGCTATCAACAAATGTGGCGTCGTCAAGCCCCGCTACTCCGCGGGCGCAGACGAGTTCGAAAAGTGGGAGAAGCGATACCTCCCGGCCCGTGACTACGGGACGCTCATCGTCACGACGAGTCACGGCGTCATGAGCCACTACGACGCCCGCGAACAGGGTATCGGTGGCCAAGTAATCGCCTACGTGTACTGA
- a CDS encoding 50S ribosomal protein L6, translating into MNRVEIDIPDDVSAEVKNLDLTVDGPNGSVTKTLWYPDISVTVEDGQVVIESEETNAKTNATIGTFESHVENMLYGVTEGWEYKMEVYYAHFPMQVNVQGDEVVIENFLGEKSPRHAKVRGDTDVQVDGEELVLTGPDKEDVGQTAADIEQLTRVKDKDTRVFQDGVYITQKPQTGGA; encoded by the coding sequence ATGAACCGAGTAGAAATCGACATTCCGGACGACGTCTCTGCCGAGGTCAAGAATCTCGACCTGACCGTCGATGGACCGAACGGGAGCGTTACGAAGACGCTCTGGTATCCCGACATCAGCGTGACCGTCGAAGACGGACAGGTCGTCATCGAATCTGAGGAGACGAACGCGAAAACGAACGCGACTATTGGCACCTTCGAGAGCCACGTAGAGAATATGCTCTACGGCGTCACCGAGGGATGGGAGTACAAGATGGAAGTCTACTACGCCCACTTCCCGATGCAGGTGAACGTGCAGGGTGACGAGGTCGTGATCGAGAACTTCCTCGGCGAGAAGTCGCCGCGACATGCAAAGGTCCGCGGCGACACGGATGTACAGGTCGACGGCGAAGAACTGGTCCTGACCGGCCCCGACAAAGAGGACGTCGGGCAGACCGCAGCCGACATCGAACAACTCACCCGCGTGAAGGACAAGGACACGCGCGTCTTCCAAGACGGCGTCTACATCACGCAGAAGCCGCAGACAGGAGGAGCCTAA
- a CDS encoding 50S ribosomal protein L32e: protein MSDEEIQELEDISGVGPSKADALSEAGYESVEDVKAANQSELADVSGIGNALAARIKADVGGLEVSEETEAEVEEETDEEEAVEEDVETELRPRGLADKTPELDDETAAALTQKHREGKPQFNRQDYHKKKRTPTSWRKPRGNLSKQRRGIKGKGDTVEAGFRSPKAARGLHPSGFEEVHVHNVDDLEGVDGDTEAVRIASSVGARKRERIEEAAEDREIRVLNPTYVEVEVDE, encoded by the coding sequence ATGTCCGACGAAGAAATCCAAGAACTGGAAGACATCAGCGGTGTCGGCCCCTCGAAAGCTGACGCACTCAGCGAGGCGGGTTACGAGTCGGTCGAAGACGTGAAGGCCGCAAACCAGTCTGAGCTTGCGGACGTCTCCGGCATCGGTAACGCCCTCGCAGCGCGTATCAAAGCCGACGTCGGCGGCCTCGAAGTCTCAGAAGAGACCGAGGCCGAAGTCGAAGAGGAAACCGACGAGGAAGAAGCAGTCGAAGAGGACGTTGAGACGGAACTCCGTCCCCGCGGCCTCGCCGACAAGACGCCGGAACTCGACGACGAGACGGCTGCCGCCCTTACGCAGAAACACCGAGAGGGCAAGCCGCAGTTCAACCGGCAAGACTACCACAAGAAAAAGCGGACGCCTACCTCGTGGCGCAAGCCCCGCGGCAACCTCTCGAAGCAGCGCCGCGGTATCAAGGGCAAGGGCGACACGGTTGAGGCGGGCTTCCGCTCGCCGAAGGCCGCCCGCGGACTCCACCCGTCCGGCTTCGAGGAAGTCCACGTCCACAACGTGGACGACCTCGAAGGCGTTGACGGCGACACGGAGGCCGTTCGAATCGCCTCCTCGGTCGGTGCTCGCAAGCGCGAGCGCATCGAGGAAGCGGCAGAGGACCGCGAAATTCGCGTTCTCAACCCCACCTACGTTGAAGTGGAGGTGGACGAATGA
- a CDS encoding 50S ribosomal protein L19e, whose protein sequence is MTDLKAQRRMAADVLDVGKNRVWFDPEAQSDIAEAITREDIRELVDDGTIRAEDAKGNSKGRARERAEKRSYGHRKGPGSRKGKSGGRKNSKDEWISRIRAQRRRLKELRDDGPLTPTQYRELYNKASGGEFDSVDRLEAYITNNYDVEIE, encoded by the coding sequence ATGACCGACCTGAAAGCACAACGACGAATGGCCGCTGACGTCCTCGACGTCGGGAAGAACCGAGTCTGGTTCGACCCTGAGGCACAAAGCGACATCGCGGAAGCCATCACGCGCGAAGACATCCGCGAACTCGTTGACGACGGCACGATCCGTGCCGAAGACGCCAAGGGTAACTCGAAGGGCCGTGCCCGCGAACGCGCCGAGAAGCGTTCCTACGGCCACCGCAAAGGACCCGGTTCCCGCAAGGGGAAGTCCGGCGGTCGGAAGAACTCGAAGGACGAATGGATCAGCCGAATCCGCGCACAGCGTCGTCGCCTGAAGGAACTGCGCGACGACGGACCACTGACGCCGACGCAGTACCGTGAACTGTACAACAAGGCGTCTGGTGGCGAATTCGATAGCGTGGACCGGCTCGAAGCATACATCACGAACAACTACGACGTGGAGATAGAATAA
- a CDS encoding 50S ribosomal protein L18 codes for MATGPRYKVPMRRRREVRTDYHQRLRLLKSGKPRLVARVSNKHVRAQLASPGPNGDNTHAAASSEDLAEYGWEAPTGNLPSAYLTGYLAGKRALEAGLEEAVLDIGLNTATPGNKVFAVQEGAIDAGLEIPHNEDVLAEWPRNRGEHIAEYAEQLDEPLYSGDFDATKLPEHFDEVLEQLQEDA; via the coding sequence ATGGCGACAGGACCACGCTACAAGGTGCCGATGCGCCGTCGCCGTGAGGTTCGGACGGACTACCATCAGAGGTTGCGCCTGCTGAAATCGGGTAAACCCCGGCTCGTTGCTCGCGTGAGCAACAAGCACGTCAGGGCGCAGCTGGCTTCCCCTGGACCGAACGGAGACAACACTCACGCGGCCGCCTCCTCGGAGGATCTCGCAGAGTACGGCTGGGAAGCCCCGACGGGCAACCTCCCCAGCGCGTACCTGACGGGGTACCTCGCCGGGAAGCGGGCGCTCGAAGCCGGCCTCGAAGAGGCCGTCCTCGACATCGGCCTGAACACGGCGACGCCCGGTAACAAGGTGTTCGCAGTTCAGGAAGGAGCGATAGACGCTGGCCTCGAAATCCCGCACAACGAAGACGTACTGGCCGAGTGGCCGCGTAACCGCGGCGAACACATCGCCGAGTACGCTGAGCAGCTCGACGAGCCGCTCTACAGCGGTGATTTCGACGCCACGAAACTGCCAGAGCACTTCGACGAAGTGCTTGAGCAACTTCAGGAGGACGCATGA
- a CDS encoding 30S ribosomal protein S5 → MSQRNSNGWEPRTRLGRMVQEGDVTSMEQALETGLPLKEAEIVDQLLPGLEDEVLDINMVQRMTDSGRRVKFRCVVAIGNRDGFLGYAEARDDQVGSAIQKAIDVAKLNIIKVDRGSGSWEDSAGGLNSLTRKAEGKAGSVTVEIMPAPQGLGLAAAETVRNILELAGVQDAWTRSNGNTRTTVNLAKGTYNALKNASQSRTPRRAREKQREAGN, encoded by the coding sequence ATGAGCCAACGCAACAGCAACGGCTGGGAACCGCGGACGCGGCTCGGCCGAATGGTACAGGAGGGCGACGTCACCTCGATGGAGCAGGCGCTGGAGACCGGACTTCCGCTCAAGGAAGCCGAAATCGTCGATCAGCTCCTGCCCGGTCTCGAAGACGAGGTGCTCGACATCAACATGGTTCAGCGCATGACCGACTCCGGTCGGCGTGTGAAGTTCCGTTGTGTCGTCGCCATCGGGAACCGCGACGGGTTCCTCGGCTACGCCGAGGCCCGAGACGACCAGGTCGGCTCGGCCATTCAGAAGGCCATCGACGTGGCGAAGCTGAACATCATCAAGGTTGACCGCGGCTCCGGTTCGTGGGAAGACTCTGCTGGTGGCCTGAACTCTCTGACGCGCAAGGCGGAAGGGAAAGCTGGCTCCGTGACGGTGGAAATCATGCCCGCACCGCAGGGCCTCGGCCTCGCGGCGGCAGAGACCGTCCGGAACATCCTCGAACTGGCCGGCGTGCAGGACGCGTGGACCCGCTCGAACGGGAACACGCGCACGACGGTCAACCTCGCCAAAGGGACGTACAACGCGCTGAAGAACGCCTCGCAGTCGCGCACCCCGCGACGCGCACGTGAGAAACAGCGGGAGGCGGGTAACTGA